The proteins below come from a single Fastidiosipila sanguinis genomic window:
- the nusG gene encoding transcription termination/antitermination protein NusG: MHDEYDPDQPRWYVIHTYSGYENKVKRTLQQIVENRDLHNFIFEIEVPEEEVVEIKEGKKKTLNRKIFPGYVLIKMRMNDDIWYIVRNVQGVTGFVGPNSKPVPLRDDELAMMGVETDWVPDVDYEVGDSVKIINGPLESFIGLVEEVNYEKKKVLLSVSMFGRETPVELDFTQVMSL; this comes from the coding sequence ATGCATGATGAATATGATCCAGATCAACCTCGTTGGTATGTAATTCATACATATTCAGGTTATGAAAATAAAGTTAAGAGAACATTACAGCAAATTGTTGAAAATAGAGATTTGCATAACTTTATTTTTGAAATTGAGGTTCCTGAAGAGGAAGTCGTTGAAATTAAAGAAGGTAAGAAGAAAACTTTAAACAGAAAAATTTTCCCTGGATACGTTCTGATTAAGATGCGCATGAATGATGATATCTGGTATATTGTACGAAATGTACAAGGTGTTACAGGTTTCGTCGGACCAAATTCAAAACCAGTTCCATTAAGAGATGATGAACTAGCAATGATGGGTGTTGAGACAGATTGGGTACCTGATGTAGATTACGAAGTAGGTGACTCAGTTAAGATTATCAATGGTCCTCTTGAAAGTTTCATTGGATTGGTTGAAGAAGTTAACTACGAGAAGAAAAAAGTTCTACTATCAGTTTCAATGTTTGGACGTGAGACACCAGTAGAATTAGATTTTACACAGGTTATGAGTTTGTAG
- the secE gene encoding preprotein translocase subunit SecE — protein MAKKDKNQNENGFFAKIKNFFKSLTGEIKKVIWPDKPTVAKTTVTVIVIVLLVTLLVFIVDSIMVSLLGLLGFNTAQTNQTLPSSSTTVVEQNEDNKSEETSMNTTEAKETTSESEKS, from the coding sequence ATGGCTAAGAAAGATAAAAATCAAAACGAAAATGGTTTTTTTGCTAAAATTAAAAATTTCTTTAAATCATTAACTGGTGAAATTAAGAAAGTTATCTGGCCTGATAAACCAACAGTTGCAAAAACAACTGTAACAGTAATTGTCATTGTGCTGTTGGTTACTTTATTAGTATTTATTGTTGATTCTATAATGGTATCTTTGTTAGGTTTATTAGGTTTCAATACAGCTCAAACAAATCAAACATTACCTAGTTCAAGTACAACAGTTGTTGAGCAAAATGAAGATAATAAGTCAGAAGAGACTTCAATGAATACGACAGAAGCGAAAGAGACTACTTCTGAATCTGAGAAATCTTAA
- the rpmG gene encoding 50S ribosomal protein L33, with protein MAKTGTAEIITLACDQCKRRNYTTRKNKRIHPDRLEMNKHCAFCRKHTLHKETK; from the coding sequence ATGGCAAAGACAGGTACAGCAGAAATTATTACTTTAGCTTGTGATCAATGCAAACGTAGAAATTATACAACTAGAAAAAATAAGAGAATTCATCCAGATCGTTTAGAAATGAATAAGCATTGTGCTTTCTGCCGTAAACATACTCTTCATAAAGAAACTAAGTAA
- a CDS encoding MBL fold metallo-hydrolase, whose amino-acid sequence MNLNTRACTLYSGSSGNSIFIGKEKSGILVDIGVSCKRLEENLRRQKISPYVIKGILITHEHSDHIAGISVFARKYKIPVYANELTIRKAKTLMKSSELIDFRRINIGEAFEVDKFTCKAIQVSHDAISPVAYKVDTGDSIISVVTDTGILSEYMIKELVGSDLIFLEANYDVDMLWNGPYTWPLKKRVSSHYGHLSNEQSAIAASELIKSGTRRIVLIHLSKNNNIPNLAYDYINSYLFDLGLVNGKDYSLTIAPRYEPSLWQMF is encoded by the coding sequence GTGAATTTAAATACGAGAGCTTGCACTCTATATAGTGGAAGCTCAGGAAATTCAATATTTATTGGCAAAGAAAAATCAGGGATTTTAGTTGATATTGGTGTATCTTGTAAACGCCTAGAAGAGAACCTTAGAAGACAGAAAATTAGTCCTTATGTAATTAAAGGGATTTTGATAACCCACGAACATAGTGATCATATTGCTGGAATTTCTGTTTTTGCAAGAAAGTACAAAATTCCAGTATATGCCAATGAACTTACCATTCGTAAGGCCAAGACTTTAATGAAAAGTTCTGAACTTATTGATTTTAGAAGAATTAATATTGGAGAAGCTTTTGAAGTTGATAAGTTTACTTGTAAAGCAATTCAAGTTTCTCATGATGCGATTTCTCCAGTAGCATATAAAGTTGATACTGGAGATTCTATTATTTCAGTAGTAACTGATACAGGTATATTGTCAGAGTATATGATCAAAGAACTTGTGGGTAGCGACCTCATTTTTCTAGAGGCAAATTATGATGTAGATATGCTCTGGAATGGACCTTACACCTGGCCACTAAAGAAAAGAGTGAGCTCACATTATGGTCACCTTTCTAATGAACAGTCTGCTATTGCTGCAAGTGAGTTAATAAAATCCGGAACGAGAAGAATTGTTTTAATTCACTTAAGTAAAAATAATAATATACCTAACTTAGCTTATGATTATATAAATTCATATTTATTTGACTTAGGTTTAGTAAATGGAAAAGATTATTCTTTAACAATAGCACCACGATACGAACCCAGTTTGTGGCAAATGTTTTAA
- the murA gene encoding UDP-N-acetylglucosamine 1-carboxyvinyltransferase — MASYIVKGGKKLKGEIPVSGSKNAALGIVAAACVLDGPCVIENLPNISDVRTQLELCRNLGATVEIDENGTVHFDATKINTFEVTDERARDIRASYYLLGALLARYGKAKNYLPGGCDFGTRPIDLHLKGFNNMGAVNKLEHGKIELTTEDGLIGENIFLDKVSVGATMNIMIAASKAKGRTTIENAAREPHIVDVANFLNSMGADIKGAGTDVIRINGKEKLPAGHTYTIIPDQIEAGTYMIAGAITRGDVTVTNLIPKHMEPLTAKLDEMNVNLDIQEDSIRVWVDEDKELEATSIRTMVYPGFPTDLQPQAVALMTTLSGQSRMYEDVWANRFQYIDDLKKMGADITISDNLALIDGPSKLTSAKVEARDLRAGAAMILAGLAADGSTEVHNVSSLQRGYERLIDKLRGIGAEIELVGLDED, encoded by the coding sequence GTGGCTAGTTATATTGTAAAAGGTGGTAAAAAATTAAAAGGTGAGATTCCTGTAAGTGGATCAAAAAATGCAGCTTTAGGTATAGTTGCAGCAGCATGTGTACTAGATGGACCTTGTGTAATCGAAAATTTACCTAATATTTCTGACGTAAGAACTCAGTTAGAGTTATGTAGAAACTTAGGTGCAACAGTCGAAATTGATGAAAACGGAACAGTACATTTTGATGCTACTAAGATCAATACTTTTGAAGTAACAGATGAGAGAGCTAGAGATATCAGAGCATCCTATTACTTATTAGGAGCATTATTGGCAAGATATGGTAAAGCTAAGAATTATCTACCTGGTGGATGTGACTTTGGTACAAGACCAATTGACCTACACTTGAAAGGCTTCAATAACATGGGTGCCGTGAACAAATTAGAGCATGGTAAAATTGAGCTAACAACTGAAGATGGATTGATTGGCGAAAATATTTTCTTGGATAAAGTAAGTGTTGGTGCCACTATGAATATAATGATTGCAGCTTCAAAAGCAAAAGGTAGAACAACTATTGAAAATGCTGCAAGAGAGCCACATATTGTTGACGTAGCTAACTTCTTAAACTCCATGGGTGCTGATATTAAAGGTGCGGGAACTGACGTGATAAGAATTAATGGTAAAGAGAAGTTGCCTGCAGGTCACACATATACAATTATTCCAGATCAAATTGAGGCAGGTACATACATGATCGCAGGTGCTATTACTCGTGGTGATGTTACAGTTACTAACCTTATTCCAAAACATATGGAACCACTTACTGCTAAGTTGGATGAGATGAACGTTAATTTGGATATTCAAGAAGATTCAATTAGAGTTTGGGTGGATGAGGATAAAGAGCTAGAAGCAACTTCAATCAGAACCATGGTTTATCCAGGATTTCCAACAGACCTACAACCACAAGCAGTAGCTTTAATGACTACTTTATCAGGACAAAGCAGAATGTATGAAGATGTTTGGGCCAATAGATTCCAATATATTGATGATCTTAAGAAAATGGGAGCAGACATCACTATTTCAGATAATTTAGCTTTGATTGATGGTCCAAGTAAACTAACTAGTGCTAAAGTTGAAGCTAGAGATCTTAGAGCTGGTGCAGCTATGATTTTAGCTGGATTGGCTGCAGATGGTTCTACTGAAGTACATAATGTTTCTTCTTTACAAAGAGGATACGAACGCTTAATTGATAAGTTAAGAGGTATTGGTGCAGAAATTGAATTAGTTGGTTTGGACGAAGATTAG